Genomic DNA from Nicotiana tabacum cultivar K326 chromosome 21, ASM71507v2, whole genome shotgun sequence:
AACTTGCAATTTGCTTAGTGATTTTTCTGCATAGAGCTATTATAATTTGGAGTGGTTTTCAAGTATGCTTGCTTTGCTTTCTTGAACTAAAGTGGATTTTTCTAGAAACCATGAGTACTGGTCAATTGATCTCTGTAGAGTGTATTACTTCTAAATCGAGGGGGAAGTATCTATCAGTCAATCAAGTATTTACCTCAAAAAGATAATGGATCGAAAAGATGGCAATTTATTGCGTTGGCTCTTTACTTTTGAGGAAATAATTAAGACTCTTAAACTATACTTCATATTGTTTAAGTACCAGAACTTTCATCCAAGGTCCGTTTTTAACTTGTGTTAAACATCCCTTACAAAGCTCACAAACTAATATTAATAAATCGATAATATCTGcgtgaagaaaataaagaagaaaaagagagaggaaaatgTGGACGAAGAACACTATGTTACcattgtttttgaaagatcttttGGTTGAGCCCAAATTGAATGTCATAAGACAATGCCTCTTTGCTTTCTTTCCCTAAAGAAGTTGCTAATTTCACATACCTTCTTAAAAGTACTTATTTGCTAGCATATTGATTGCTCGTGATGACATAATtctttgaaaaatttagaaactaGTACCGGCGTGCTGTCAAATACTCAAACTCCTATGGCTTACATCACTAAGCAATTATTGCTGAGATACTCTGATACTTTCTCTTTGACGTTGTGGAGCTACTTCAGATTTCAGGAATCCGTATAGTTTGCTTCATACCATGCTTCTCTTCATTCTTCACCCAAAAGGGAGGGGATGAATGACTATTTTTTGTGTGAAAGAGTGCAGGGGCTGCACTTGTTATATAAATTGTCCTAGTTAAAAAAAATCATTGTATGCTGTCAAATTTGTCGGCGGCCTTCTAACTCCTTACAAGGAGAAAtaactaatatattttttttaaaaaaaggactAATAACTAATATAATGCATCAGTTTCATTATATTGGTAATTTTTGGTTGCTGTGTATTAGCATGACACAAAACATCTCAGGCTGCTAAAGCCGTTGCTTTCTCAGCGTCTCCGTTATTTTGTCAGCTTCTTTGTTTGTTTAACATGGTCACTGGAAAATGCAGTGCCTCCTGTTACTGATCAAACATGGGAGTCACTTGTGATTGGGTCTGATGTGCCTGTTCTAGTTGAATTTTGGGCTCCCTGGTGTGGACCATGCCGAATGATTCACCCTACTGTTGACGAACTAGCACAGGAATTTGCTGGCAAGTTTAAATTCTACAAGGTGAACACAGATGAAAGTCCTGCCATTGCAACCAGATATGGGATCCGAAGTATTCCAACAGTCATGATTTTCAAGGACGGAGAGAAGAAAGATACAGTTATTGGTGCAGTCCCCAAAACTACCTTGACGACTTCCATAGAAAAATTCTTGTAAAATGTTACATATGTAGATATGTTCTATGAGAATTTTAACCATCTTTTATTTATAATTCACTCTTTGCCTTTGGCGCGGCAAGAATTGACATGATCAACCTGGGATGCGCCTGTATATAGTTGTGTTATGCTATGTTTCCTCTTTGGCATTATGTTAGTTATCTATGTTTCTAAAATATAACTGACTCATTTACTCGTATTTTTGTGTCAATGATGGCTTCATTTACTGAAGCTTACTGAAAACACTGCaattttggaagaaaaagaaagtgTGGCTGCTCTTTCCTCACTGTCCGCCATTGCTGGTTCTTTCAGTACTCTCTGTACCAATAGAGGGTGTTAACTACATAAGTTTGGACATTCAATGTTTCTAGAATGTCTTAACTTTTCTGAGCTACCTGGAACATCCTGGAGGCACTAAGACTGTAGTTTGTAGTCCAATATATTATACATACAAAGGCGATTTTTTGGTCAGGTCCTATTGGTTTGAGTCAatctgttgtttttctttttaattcgaATTATGTGTATATATGCAAATTATGCATATAATAAGATTAAACTCATGCTAAACTCACTGATTATGAATCCTGATGTGTATAATATATAATGATAGTGCTAACTGCTAACGCAATAGCAAAGCAGAATTGGCTGCTGACTGCTGAGAATATGTTATTACTTCTAAGCCGTGCCTACTCCTTTAAAACCCCTCTAGTCTTCGACCATTGGACTAACGCCTTTTTTCTTGTTATTCCTTGATTCTTACATACCCAGCTTTTGTAACATATATAATAACCTCTCTACCTTAATTTCGTTAATGTtataattgttataaaataaaagcaatttagtaaaacatgaacaagaaatgttgttatgaaataaaagtaatttagtcaaacatgaacaagaaatggagatagagagaaggaagagattttcttcttcaattgtgtgtattttcttatctattacaaggcctttatataagcatgaaaaataaaaaaaatatgtcattgaatatgtcattaagcatagaaatatgtcattgaatatgtcattaagcatttgagaagatcatggaggaagagtagacatccaccataatttgatttttcttataacattcccccttgaatgtccatagataatgtgcctcgttaaaaccttattaggaaaaaaccctatgggaaaaaaaatcctagtgaaggaaaaagagtatacatgtttagaaatacgccttttggttgcctcgttaaaaaccttgcaaggaaaacccggTGGGACAAAactattacaccccatgttttcgtacgtgaaagtacaccataagtaaattgatataagcttggaaatgagatattacatcccccATTCTCGTACgataaagtttcgtcataagctaatcgacgtaagctcgggaatgagattatttgagattataagtattacgctatttcaaataagtgatgagtaaattcgtgaaggtgagagggtaagcgaatcgaaggaaatgagtttcgtcgaagtttgtcattttgggataaaatacggtttgagctataataccccgtatttatggactagtgtcatacaaggtaccacatgaccatgatagtaaggtgtataaagtatgttaaaagtgattagtattttaagtgaATTAAGATATTACCTAATTATGTTGGGAGGgggttaattattaattttagtggaaaatgtagaatttgaaaaaaaataatatttggtgAAATATTTAAGTGAGATTTTTTTAGGGGACATCATCCACTTGGGCTATAGAAACTTGGCAGCAAATGATCTTCTTAAACAAgccaaaaacgtggcagcaaacCTACGCCCATATTAGTGACACTTAAGTTGTATGGTAAAGTGACAAAATTAGAGGTTTATGTGGCTAAGTCACCACATGAAGTGGGGCCCACAATCTACTAATTAAAGAAACTTCTTATCTCATTAGATTGGATGTTAGGCTTGCTAATTGAGGATGAAAAATTTCACCAAGAAAATTTCATCCAAGATCATATAAAATAGTAACGTAAGTTACTTCAATTCATACGAGACTTCTTAGAAAATTAGCAAcggaattttgcgattctaaaggagtacggtgcaatctttctcaagaacatcatacagaTTTTTTTCTACTTCGATTCAttgttacgtgttgtcgcaattgacgtataTTAGAGttattgtcaagagaattggctcaggtatgttaaggctaaacctttcttcattttggtatgatccaATAACTACATGTgattgataacgagacataaagagaaattcatatttcggaatttatgtacatttttctagtctcataagttatagtattctctcttatcgggacttcatattcaattgagtattgtcttcttccagtcaagagagcagagagcctatatatacagtattacagtattttcattaccatcgagctataatcgatgggcaggcccctattgggcaacctctgatcagatggtaagttatataccgagcctaatgtggccgagcgcctataagtgagtccagttggccgagatacagagcctagtatggccgagcgcctatgagcgagcctactacggcagggcagttatatatataccgagccttataagtccggacaactattttacttactatattgagagagttgagtcagcaGGTGAGTatatcttcatattatctttgactcccagttacttttagttattatattattagttcaattttagctttcagttattttgttgccttacatactcgatacattatttcgtactgacgtcccttttgccggggacgctgcatttcatgcgtgcaggttcaggcAGACaaacgagtagacctcctcagtaggtgttgcccgagttcagcttgatcggtaagctctgcgtccttcggagttgccgggtctagagttttatgtacatcttgtgtgtgtgtgtgtgtgtgtgtgtgtgtgtgtgtgtgtatatatatatatatatatatatatatatatatatatatatatatatatatatatatgtgtgtgttatggataggtcgggatcctgttccgatcacagtacatccatcagtagaggcttgtagacatatcctatcagttagtgcagcatgttgggcttgtaagccttgtatgtatattttgttggtttgccagctgtagtagttatgacggccttgtcggcccagctttatattgatgtttagtcggcgttcgcaaattgtcttgcaatatggaccatggccaaagtatgatattatatgttcagagtcccttagtcgcaagttggtacgcaaggataggtgaggcaccgggtgccagtctcgccccccaggttcggggcgtgacagaagtggtatcagagcattttTATCCTAGGGAGTTTGCAAGCCGTGTCTAgtcgagtcttgtttatgggtgtgttgtgcaccacacttataagcaggaggctacagggcatttaggactgtcactctttcttcttattctagatcgtgtggtagagctctgtTGTAAGAATtgaaactcctaaattcgactctTATTCAGAATACGACGATGCATACATCTAGAAAGGCGGTTTGTAAGGgattgaatgtggctgtggaagagttgagtaatAGGAACTCAATTTAGCATCATGCTAATGacgagtaaatgtaaggtcttcagcagatcaggTGTGTACCAATATGCGTAAGCTTCTTGtcaaggagccttaaggcaagaatatttattcacccatatggtgaaaagcaatGAGAGAATCAGAATATACAAGTtacaacaagtaaaagaagtaagatgaagaagggcacgaggtacccagttaatgaagattattaaTATTACATTCCGGCAgcgaaatataagcattttgtgtTATCTTCAactgtaacagaggtatgtacaaatGGCCACACCtatcttagttatgccctatgggggctaacagaaaTAGTTAAGAGAAGGACAGATATCatgatccggctggggttagagtgacccaaaatggtggatggattgtttgcgttagttaaCATTTCCAAAGGacattgcaaatatgctaatagatctccctGTGAGATACCCATATGGTGTgatagatatgagtactacaaagataggcactggaagccttgaataaataaatattaccttagtagtgctcccgtccctagtagagaaagaatattaggcaaaagaatgtcttgttcgagtttttagaataaagtgatagacataaatgttagcaaaaaataagaagagagttaatgaagcattatgagtaagatggtatacatggatgacaacggtagatcaaaagatgacagtattacggAGTCTAtaatcaagtgaaggaaaagacgagatgtgacaggccttgagacgaCAAAAGAATATAGGTCATAAAgtcatattctcatttcgagaaataagtttgtgattccaacgcgactaccagaaggaaaagttaaacccagagtaatagaaatcagtataggctggtaaacaagataaactaaacatgaattagggactgagtgagatgataatggtcgacatcatgagaatttcagatttcgttccggcgataacataatgaacaatagaagaagattcatgagaaatttagagaatggtcattcagggagatgctccctaaagcaagcaatgtgagcaaagttcagcttaagggattgtatgtgccagttatactaagtgtcacccttgcgagtaaggaaatttattatccttggtatagaaggattatcGCGAGGCGaataagggtcatcgatgatgtgaaaagatgccaaagatgaagaggttaaACATCTATACaaagatcatcgtagcactaaatcatAGTACTCCCcaaaaaggggggaatatggagtaatgtggcattaagtgggatgagattgcacttattcaaatcctacaaatatgctacaattccagaacattatgcaagcacgacgttaaggagaggaagtaagggttccaacccgggatatttttgataaataaggagccagtgcgagaggtaagttaagacaaaaggaataacccaagaaagattacgtatAATATTGATATGCAAATGGGCCAAAGAGTAGCTAGCAGTTGactcaggaagagcctagttatggctagacaggtGGTTACAGATGAATCAGCAGATCCTGCAAGataaatgtcacgccccaaaatcgagaagcgcgaccgacgctcaaccgagtgaacccgaccgagcaagcctattagattccttctacccaaactcattcatgaataaagagaatatatgttttccttaattaaacaataaagtgatcatgtctgTAATAACCAATTTCTTACCAACAGTTTCATCattctcaaatggacaagtaatacaaccacaacataacatagtttgtctttccccaacaccaatacacaacctacactatgtctacggagccgctatagataaagatgagtacaataataatgctggcaacaaggccccagctatacctcaaccataatacataaagatcaaaagatacatgaccccgggatgaagtggggctcaccaagtcagctggaagaaggtgtactgctatcaccgatcaatgtctcctgctgtggaaccacctgcatccatttaaagatacagcgcccccggcaaaagggacgttagtaccgtcgaatagtactagtatgaaaactaaacaccaatttaagaatttagaaatacaagataattatgatgaaccagtgcggcaatagaataatatagataactatctcaaccatagcaagcttattaaaagctatcaacaacatttatagaatttaagatgagatcctatgtaaccatcttcacacaaagcggcaccgccgcctcacccgatgtatgcaggtggaggtgtacgtacaataccacaactctaatcaagcggccctgccgcctcaccccaatgtatgcgggtggatataTAACCACAGTACTAAGAacttacacaaagcggctatgccgcctcaccccaatgtatgcgggtgatggtgccacaacaataccaaaactatacacaaagcggtcgtaccgcctcaccccaatataagcgggtggaggtgcagtcccacaatatcataattcctacacaaagcggtcatgccgcctcaccccaatatatatgcgggtggaggtatatcacaatCACGATCTCtctaccataatccccacacaaagtggtcatgccgccttaccccaatgtatgcgggtggaggtgtatcgcaatcacaatctctacacaacttggcataatacctttcacataaatcatgactagaaattataacatgtggatacgtaatccatattttgggacacatcctcaatttataatgcaatatgataagagcatttgaaatatgaattgaacatatatcttcatcacaaagctgatcggaatactcgatttataatcaacatctcggaactcataaggataatgagaattccaactcttaaagaagagtttagccaacatacctcacttgagcttccttacactctaaatgttccaaaattcttagcaacttcaatctatttcagaaatataacaaattaaatcaaaattaggaagataatcatggttctagctcatttgagcattttatcaaacactagatgtgcattaaggtttcaatatccttttatggaggattccatcatcccacaacccagcatttaccatttttagctcaacaatctttctacccCCCTTGATAATACatacatgtacaataaccaaccctcttgcccagaaattatcttgcttattatccatttctacacaaaatttgaaattgagggttagggtgtagaatcttacctctaggatgaagacctagtgagtttcccttctcaatcttccaaaacttgggcaataattgaagaacaattattggagaacaccttctcactctagggcaccctctctcactctaaaatgtcagattatctctcaaaaatggcccaaaacgtgtatttaacgaagtagggttgggtttttaaaacccaaaaatgaagctccggaatagtttctgcggtcgcatatgcgaccgcataatggttatgtggaccgcatatcggtcgcatattgGTGTCCAAAGTTGGCCAAaaatctgtctgtgtatgcggtcactatgcggtctgtataactgttatgcgatcgcataatgcaccgcaaaatagttatgcggccgcataatcgaCTGCATAATTTCCCCGGACTAGCcattctcctgctcacttctgcggccattatgcggcccgcagagtgattctgcggtcgcataatggaccgcagaattacatttttctaacaaaaatttttcttttcattctcgtgcattgttcaacccaaacacgtaagcctagtccggcaccataaaacattattttctttgtaaattttaccgggatttacacttaagtactttgaaattttccagggtgttacattctcccccgcttaggatcattcgtcctcgaatgagcgtCGAATTCTGTTATTTGCATATTATGCAACTCAGTCTTTTATACCACGcaccagcaaccccaaatttgactaactccctaaatttccaaaaatttcgccagagtttcctttgcaattaggcctatccacctgtcagagagcccccaaAATACATCTtaacagcatatacataatccaataacgtaacataatacaaaacaacatcaattgtggcctcacaagcaattatATTACCAGAACGGAACGCCCTTAACACCAAATGTACAAGTCATACATATTTCATAGGAATATCCCTTAGCATTTCCTTAAGGCACAACTCATaattacatggttattcaaataaataaggatactttttcttcatttcttcttcggcctcccaagtagcctcttcaacctgttgatttcgccatagcactttcacggatgcaatttctttgtttctcaacttttggacttgccgatcaataatagaaattggaatctcttcataagtcaattcttcatttacctcaatagtctcaaccagaACAATGGTTGttgggtctccaactactttccttaacatagacacatgaaacaccgagtgtactaatgacatctcaggtggtagttcaagcttgtatgctacctcaccgatcctctgaatgattttgtacggtccgacatacctcggactcaatttccctttcttaccaaatcgcattatccctttcatgggggaaacttttaagaatacccaatcatcttctttgaactccaaatccctacgacgaacatccgaataggatttctgacgactctgggcagtcttcaaccgctccttaatgattttaactttttctatagcctgatgcacgaggtctggccctatcaactctgctttcCCAATTTCAAatcacccaatgggagacctacatctcctaccatataaagcctcgaacggtgccatttgaatgctatcatgatagctattgttgtatgcaaattctatgagtggtaaataatcatcccagctacctttgaagtccagAACACAAgagcgcaacatatcctcaagcgtttgaatagtcctctctgcctgcccgtcagtttgcgggtgaaaggctgtattgagattcacctgagtacccaaaccttgctgaaatttcttccaaaattagcagtgaattgtgctccccgatcagaaatgatagaaactggggtgccatgcaacctgactatttctttaatatacaactgagcatactgctccgctgtGTTGGTGGACTTAACCAGTAAAAAGTGTGCTgacttcgtgagtcgatccacaatcacccaaattgagtcacacttgcgcggagtgcgcggtaatcctaccacaaagtctatattaatcatttcccatttccacattggaatttctatgttctgtgccaacccaccgggcctttggtgttcggccttcacttgctgacaatttggacatcttgccacaaagtctgccatattcctcttcatatcattccaccaatagactttcttaagatcatgatacatttttgtagaacttgggtgcacggaatacttagtagtgtgagcttcagtcaaaattctttcacggagatcatccacatttggaacacatagtcgcccttggtaccttagtgtaccatatccatgccaagagaaaagtccatggtcttatgtttatgaatcccctctttcaattgcaccaataatggatcgttgtattgtttttctttgacttccactacaagtgatgattcagccctattttgcacaattaccccttcttcgcaagagtccgcaagacgaactcccaaactagccaatcggtgaacttctttggccaatggccttttgTATGCCTCCAAGTGTGTTAAGCTACCCATatattttcggctaagagcatccgccacaacattagccttccccggatggtataaaatatcaatgtcataatccttgagtaattcaagccatcttctctgcctcagattcaattctttctgtttgaaaatatattgaagactcttatggtccgtgaatatatccacatggaccccatataaataatgacgccaaattttcaatgcaaataccactgccgcaagttctaaatcatgggttggatagttctttttatggttctttagttgcctagaagcataagctatcaccttcccatgttgcattaatacacacccaagcccgatttttgaagcatcacaatacaccacaaatccatctataccctctggcagagtcaacaccggtgccgttgtcaatcttgctttcaattcctggaaactcttttcacaagcatctgaccattggaatttaattgccttctgcgtcaatttagtcaatggagaggcaagagtagaaaacccctccacaaactttctataatacccagctaagcctaagaaactgcgaatctctgttggagttgtaggcctcggccaattcttcacagctgaaattttctgaggatcaaccttaattccctcactagaaactacatgacccaagaatatgactgattcaagccaaaattcacactttgaaaactttgcatataactggtgctgatgcagggtttgcagaactaccctgagatgatcggtatggtcctcctgacttcgtgaatatacaagaatatcgccaatgaacactatcacaaaggagtcgaggaatgacttaaaaactcgattcataagatccatgaaggctgctggggcatttgttagcccaaacgacatcaccagaaattcaaaatgcccatactgggtcctaaaagctgttttcggaatatttcgctccctgatcttcaattggtgatacccagaccttaaatcaattttggagaagtacctggcaccttgcaattgatcaaacaagtcatctatccttggtagtgggtacttattcttgattgtgaccttattaagctgccgatagtcaatacacattctcagtgacccatctttctttcttacaaaaaggaccggtacgccccaaggcgacacacttggccggataaaacccttttctaacaaatctctcaatttctcttttagctctttcaattctgccggtgccattctgtagggtggaatagatataggatgcatgtctggcatcacatcaattccaaaatcaatctccctgtctggtgggatcccagggagttcatccggaaatactcccgaaaattcattcacaacaggcacgaactcaagtgtaggtgcctcagcatcggtgtccgtaacccggaccaaatggtaaatacatcctttgttgatcattttcatggccttaaggtaagacATAAACttacccttcggcactacatcatcacccttccactcaataactggctcatttggaaattcgaacctaatagttctggttcggcaatcaagcttggcaaaacaagagTAAAGctaatccatccccattatcacatcaaaatcgaccattctcaattcaataaaaTCGGCCACGGTGCCTCGACCacgcaacgtgacaacacaatccctataaactcgcgcggccaaaatagactcaccaaccggagtagatacagagaacggctcatgaagctgttctggttctatcccaaattccatagcaacataaggagtgacatatgacaaagtggaaccgggatcaataaaagcatatacatcatgagattggacagtcaatatacctgtgacaacatctagagaagcctctgattcccgacgtctccgcatagcataaaatctgctgggtcctcccgaattctgtgcaccacccctagttgcaccacgccctgcgggcgttggggtacctcgagctggaggtgctgtggatgtagtagctgcaaaATTAGCTGGTTGTGCCGCACCTCTGCCCATATTTCGGCGAGATGAGCAacaatctctctgaatgtgaGCCCTCACACCACACCCATAGCATACTGGTAGGTCCATGATGCaggacc
This window encodes:
- the LOC107825796 gene encoding uncharacterized protein LOC107825796 — its product is MAGLMETIAVPRASVLPSASLAPVAGSSLSCRRSSVRFSVFKGLKIQQTRSFSSFSKSVPRRGAIVCEAQDTAVLVPPVTDQTWESLVIGSDVPVLVEFWAPWCGPCRMIHPTVDELAQEFAGKFKFYKVNTDESPAIATRYGIRSIPTVMIFKDGEKKDTVIGAVPKTTLTTSIEKFL